A window of Sphingobacterium sp. SRCM116780 contains these coding sequences:
- a CDS encoding OsmC family protein — MKVTLSRQNKAVHFEAASETSNVKVNIDGSEAIGGEGKGVRPMELVLMALGSCSVFDLYSILAKQRQQVDDIQVEVEGKRREEIPNIFTDIHISFYLKGDIDEIKAQKAAELAVKKYCSVHDMLAAGGVQITYSLKIN, encoded by the coding sequence ATGAAAGTAACATTAAGTCGCCAAAATAAAGCTGTACATTTTGAAGCAGCCAGTGAAACATCCAATGTAAAAGTAAATATCGACGGTTCCGAAGCTATTGGGGGTGAAGGAAAAGGTGTGCGTCCGATGGAATTGGTATTGATGGCTTTGGGCTCTTGTAGTGTATTTGATCTCTATAGCATTTTGGCCAAACAAAGACAACAAGTTGATGATATTCAAGTCGAAGTCGAAGGAAAACGCCGTGAAGAAATTCCAAATATTTTCACCGATATCCACATTAGTTTTTACTTAAAAGGAGACATTGATGAAATTAAAGCACAAAAAGCAGCAGAATTAGCGGTAAAGAAATACTGTTCCGTACATGATATGCTTGCTGCAGGAGGTGTTCAAATTACCTATTCATTGAAGATCAATTAA
- a CDS encoding alpha-L-fucosidase yields MLTFLLSSLFLVNSGVLPAKKVDPPKPYGAVPSERQLKWHEMDTYCLIHFTPTTFQNKEWGYGDANPEIFNPSNFDANQIARAAASAGFKGLISVTKHHDGFCLWPTATTTYSVASSPWKNGKGDMVKEFMTAAHSNNMKFGVYLSAWDRNDTRYGTAAYADAYRAQLTELMSNYGELFTSWHDGANGGDGYYGGLREKRTIDRSTYYAWEDKTWPIVRKLQPMAMIFSDIGPDMRWVGNEKGFAGETSWATFTPEGVDGQKPVPGHMNDKTLTSGVRNGKYWIPAECDVPQRPGWFYHSEQDAQVKTPNQLFEIYLKSVGRGANMNLGLAPMPSGQLHENDVKSLEGFGKKVKKTFETNLAKGAQIKASSIRGHATKVYGTQYILDNDRYSYWATNDQEHQATLDITLKGKQTFDIIQIRENIKLGQRLDSVVIEQKVDGAWVFLAKATSIGANRLLKLDKPVTIQQLRLHLFAPVAITVSDFGLYKEYNEPFAFTASGLNKLSSDQFIVETSPELIKAHDENGQTFAALSADSDGFTFELKKEISGFGYLPRQDGKIEGTATKYKIYTSQDKQKWELLKEGEFSNIKANPILQQVMFDSSVQAKYIKFVPTETLTKNLFTIAEFELYSK; encoded by the coding sequence ATGTTAACATTCCTTCTTTCTAGTTTGTTTTTAGTCAATTCTGGTGTTCTTCCTGCAAAAAAGGTAGATCCACCCAAACCATACGGTGCTGTTCCATCGGAACGACAGTTGAAATGGCATGAAATGGATACCTATTGCTTGATTCATTTTACACCAACCACGTTTCAAAATAAAGAATGGGGATATGGGGACGCTAACCCTGAAATTTTTAATCCATCGAATTTTGATGCGAATCAAATTGCAAGGGCAGCGGCTTCGGCAGGTTTTAAGGGGTTGATCAGCGTGACTAAACATCATGATGGTTTCTGTCTTTGGCCAACGGCTACTACAACTTATAGTGTTGCTTCCTCTCCATGGAAAAATGGTAAGGGTGATATGGTCAAAGAATTTATGACTGCTGCCCACTCCAATAATATGAAGTTTGGGGTGTATTTGTCCGCATGGGATCGTAACGATACACGTTATGGTACGGCTGCATATGCAGATGCGTATCGTGCACAGTTGACGGAACTGATGTCTAATTATGGAGAATTGTTTACGTCTTGGCATGATGGTGCAAATGGAGGAGATGGATATTATGGGGGATTAAGGGAGAAAAGAACGATTGATCGTAGTACTTATTATGCTTGGGAAGATAAAACATGGCCTATTGTTCGAAAACTACAGCCAATGGCTATGATTTTTAGTGATATTGGTCCTGATATGCGCTGGGTAGGAAATGAAAAAGGTTTTGCAGGAGAAACTTCTTGGGCAACATTTACACCAGAAGGTGTAGATGGGCAAAAACCTGTTCCAGGTCATATGAATGATAAAACATTAACTTCTGGGGTTCGTAATGGCAAATATTGGATTCCTGCAGAATGTGATGTTCCACAAAGACCAGGATGGTTTTATCACTCTGAACAAGACGCACAGGTAAAAACACCAAATCAGTTATTCGAAATCTATTTAAAATCTGTAGGACGTGGTGCCAATATGAATCTAGGGTTAGCACCTATGCCATCTGGACAACTGCATGAAAATGATGTCAAATCTCTTGAAGGATTTGGAAAAAAGGTGAAAAAGACTTTTGAAACGAACCTGGCAAAAGGCGCTCAAATAAAGGCTTCCTCTATCCGCGGCCATGCAACAAAAGTATATGGAACGCAGTATATCCTCGATAATGATCGCTACAGCTACTGGGCTACAAATGATCAAGAGCATCAAGCAACATTAGACATTACCTTAAAAGGGAAACAAACTTTTGATATTATCCAGATCAGAGAAAATATTAAATTAGGTCAACGTTTGGATAGTGTTGTTATTGAACAAAAAGTAGATGGAGCATGGGTTTTCCTTGCTAAGGCAACGAGTATTGGAGCTAATCGATTGCTGAAATTGGATAAACCTGTGACCATACAACAATTACGTCTTCATTTATTTGCTCCTGTTGCCATTACTGTGAGCGATTTTGGCTTGTATAAAGAATATAATGAACCTTTTGCTTTTACTGCTTCAGGTTTAAATAAATTATCCAGCGATCAATTTATTGTTGAAACTTCTCCAGAATTAATAAAAGCGCATGACGAGAATGGTCAAACTTTTGCCGCACTGAGTGCTGATTCTGATGGATTTACTTTTGAATTGAAAAAAGAAATTTCAGGATTTGGTTATTTACCTCGTCAAGATGGTAAAATAGAAGGTACGGCTACAAAATATAAAATCTATACAAGTCAAGATAAGCAAAAATGGGAACTGTTAAAGGAGGGTGAATTTTCGAATATCAAAGCGAATCCGATTTTACAACAGGTTATGTTTGACTCATCAGTGCAAGCAAAATATATCAAATTTGTTCCAACGGAAACGTTAACTAAAAATCTATTCACAATAGCAGAATTCGAATTATACTCGAAGTAA
- a CDS encoding SGNH/GDSL hydrolase family protein, whose protein sequence is MKRNKLYIGVAIAILSITACKPTLDEFTPSAGTKADFSKYIAIGNSLSAGYADGGLYLEGQKVAFPLLIAQQLQKVGGGEFKSPFFSEEQANGSGYIRLKALVNGQPVTEQVTDKLAYRSPSPKLLTKYTDPINNLGVPGMRMDMAFAPGIGTAAGNMYFERLLPEGTSPSMNYFTYSTAQNHTFFTFSLGNNDVLGYATNGAVTEGPTTTLTALPLFSALLNNYVTALTAKGQKGVLATIPDVTSVPYFTTVTRAVLLAVVNAASTTKVTDIYIATKTGPRAATDKDFFVLPFSSAGLLGVPNANHIPYGLHPLNPVADKYVLDITEAAEVVARVNQFNAAIRSTATAKGLALADVNAFLTAVKNGIKIDGLAVSAKYITGNGFSLDGIHLTPIGNALMANVFIEAINKTYTAQVPRLNIADFRGVKLP, encoded by the coding sequence ATGAAAAGAAATAAACTATATATAGGAGTTGCAATTGCTATACTCAGTATTACGGCATGTAAACCGACTCTAGATGAATTTACGCCATCTGCGGGTACAAAGGCAGACTTTAGCAAGTATATTGCTATCGGAAACTCTCTTTCAGCAGGATATGCAGACGGAGGGCTATATTTAGAAGGCCAAAAAGTCGCTTTCCCATTATTAATTGCTCAACAACTTCAAAAAGTTGGAGGAGGTGAATTTAAATCTCCTTTTTTTAGTGAAGAACAAGCAAATGGATCTGGATATATTCGTCTAAAAGCATTGGTTAATGGTCAACCAGTAACAGAACAGGTAACGGATAAATTAGCTTATCGTTCCCCTTCTCCAAAACTATTGACAAAATACACCGATCCCATCAACAATTTAGGCGTACCAGGTATGCGCATGGACATGGCTTTTGCACCAGGCATTGGTACAGCTGCTGGAAACATGTATTTTGAGCGTCTGTTACCAGAAGGAACATCCCCATCGATGAACTATTTCACGTATTCAACTGCTCAAAATCATACTTTTTTCACATTTTCGTTAGGAAATAATGATGTTTTGGGGTATGCGACAAATGGTGCTGTTACAGAAGGTCCAACAACAACATTAACAGCTCTTCCTTTATTCTCAGCACTGCTTAACAATTATGTAACAGCTTTGACTGCTAAAGGTCAAAAAGGAGTATTAGCAACGATTCCTGATGTAACTTCTGTTCCTTATTTTACCACAGTAACACGTGCAGTACTATTAGCAGTAGTTAACGCTGCTAGCACGACAAAGGTGACCGATATTTATATCGCAACTAAAACAGGCCCTCGAGCAGCAACTGATAAGGACTTCTTTGTATTACCTTTTTCATCAGCAGGATTGTTAGGGGTACCAAATGCCAATCACATTCCTTATGGTTTACATCCTTTAAATCCTGTTGCAGATAAATATGTTTTAGATATAACAGAAGCAGCAGAGGTAGTGGCGCGTGTGAATCAATTCAATGCCGCAATCCGAAGTACAGCCACAGCAAAAGGGCTAGCTCTTGCTGATGTGAATGCATTTCTAACAGCCGTTAAAAATGGTATTAAGATCGATGGTTTAGCTGTAAGTGCTAAGTATATTACAGGAAATGGTTTTTCATTAGACGGTATACACTTAACGCCTATTGGAAATGCGTTGATGGCCAATGTATTTATTGAAGCCATAAACAAAACATATACAGCACAAGTTCCAAGATTAAATATTGCTGATTTTAGAGGTGTAAAGCTTCCTTAA
- the tpx gene encoding thiol peroxidase, producing the protein MATVTFKGGSVKTVGNLPAIGSAAPDFKLTAGDLSDKSLTDYKGKKVVLNIFPSVDTGTCAASVRAFNKSAADLENTVVLCISKDLPFAQGRFCAAEGLNNVVTLSEYKDTNFSDAYQLRFADGPLAGLLSRVVITLNENGQVLYEEQVAETTEEPNYEAALASLK; encoded by the coding sequence ATGGCAACAGTAACATTCAAAGGCGGATCTGTAAAAACAGTAGGAAATTTACCTGCTATAGGTAGTGCAGCTCCCGATTTTAAATTAACAGCAGGAGATCTGTCTGATAAATCATTGACAGATTATAAAGGAAAAAAAGTTGTTTTAAATATTTTCCCAAGCGTGGATACAGGGACATGTGCGGCATCTGTTCGTGCTTTTAATAAATCAGCTGCAGACTTGGAAAATACAGTAGTACTTTGTATTTCTAAAGATTTACCATTTGCACAAGGACGTTTTTGTGCAGCAGAAGGATTGAATAATGTGGTGACGTTATCTGAGTATAAGGATACTAATTTTTCTGATGCTTATCAGTTGAGATTCGCAGATGGTCCTTTGGCTGGATTACTAAGCCGTGTTGTCATTACTCTAAATGAAAATGGACAAGTTCTTTATGAAGAACAAGTCGCAGAAACAACAGAAGAACCAAATTATGAAGCGGCTTTAGCTTCTTTGAAATAA
- a CDS encoding catalase has translation MEDNKNKKITTASGAPVVNYQDSMTVGPRGPVLLQDYFLHEKLAHFNRERIPERIVHAKGSGAYGTFTVTNDISKYTRAKLFNGIGKQTKLFIRFSTVGGEKGSADSERDPRGFAVKFYTEDGNYDLVGNNTPVFFIKDAKKFPDFIHTQKRDPYTNCKSATMVWDFWSLNPESLHQVTTLMSDRGTPFGYRHMHGYGSHTYSMINVNNERVYIKYHFRTQQGIKNLTGAEADEMRSKDMDYAQRDLHTAIENGDFPKWKLYIQVMTESETKTFRWNPFDLTKVWSQKEYPLIEVGVMELNQNPNNYFAHVEQVAFAPAHIVDGIGFSPDKMLQGRILSYPDAQRYRLGGNYEQIPVNQCPFMTNNYQRDGQMTVNGNQGSEPNYFPNSFDGNYEDQSYKEPALQLDSLVADNYDRNAPGEDDHYTQPGDLYRLLDAEQKQHLIENIAGAMSGIEGPKKMEIINRQLCHWFRADINLGIGVAKGLGLDMEELSKHMPQR, from the coding sequence ATGGAAGATAACAAGAACAAAAAAATTACGACTGCGTCGGGAGCTCCAGTTGTAAACTACCAAGACAGCATGACAGTTGGTCCAAGAGGTCCAGTCTTATTGCAAGATTATTTTCTACATGAAAAATTAGCACATTTTAATAGAGAGCGAATTCCAGAACGTATTGTACACGCGAAAGGATCTGGTGCTTATGGTACTTTTACAGTCACTAATGATATTTCTAAGTATACCAGAGCAAAATTATTTAATGGAATTGGTAAACAAACAAAACTATTTATCCGTTTTTCAACAGTAGGTGGAGAAAAGGGTTCTGCAGATTCTGAAAGAGATCCACGTGGTTTTGCCGTTAAATTCTACACTGAAGATGGCAATTATGATTTAGTAGGGAATAACACACCTGTTTTCTTCATCAAGGATGCGAAGAAATTCCCCGATTTTATTCATACACAAAAAAGAGATCCGTATACAAACTGCAAATCGGCTACCATGGTATGGGATTTCTGGTCTTTAAATCCAGAATCGCTACATCAGGTCACGACATTGATGTCCGATCGGGGTACTCCTTTTGGATACCGTCATATGCATGGTTACGGAAGTCATACCTATTCCATGATCAATGTCAATAACGAACGTGTTTATATTAAATATCATTTCAGAACACAACAAGGTATCAAAAACTTGACTGGCGCTGAAGCAGATGAAATGCGGTCAAAAGATATGGACTACGCACAACGTGATCTCCATACAGCGATTGAAAATGGTGATTTTCCAAAATGGAAATTATATATTCAAGTGATGACCGAATCGGAAACCAAAACTTTCCGTTGGAATCCTTTTGACTTAACAAAGGTATGGTCTCAAAAAGAATATCCATTAATTGAAGTCGGTGTGATGGAGCTAAATCAAAACCCGAATAACTATTTCGCACATGTTGAACAAGTTGCTTTCGCTCCGGCACACATTGTAGATGGTATCGGGTTCTCTCCTGATAAAATGTTGCAAGGACGTATTTTGTCCTACCCAGATGCACAACGTTATCGTTTAGGTGGGAATTATGAGCAAATTCCCGTTAATCAATGTCCATTTATGACGAATAATTATCAACGTGATGGCCAAATGACCGTCAATGGTAACCAAGGTTCTGAACCTAATTATTTTCCAAATAGTTTTGATGGAAATTATGAAGATCAATCGTATAAAGAACCAGCGCTACAATTGGACAGTTTAGTTGCCGATAATTATGATCGCAATGCTCCTGGAGAAGATGATCACTATACACAACCAGGTGATCTATATCGTTTATTGGACGCCGAACAGAAACAACATTTAATCGAAAATATTGCAGGAGCCATGTCAGGGATTGAGGGACCAAAGAAAATGGAAATCATCAATCGTCAATTGTGTCACTGGTTTAGAGCAGATATTAATTTAGGAATAGGCGTAGCAAAAGGTCTTGGTCTCGATATGGAGGAGCTAAGTAAACATATGCCGCAACGATAA
- a CDS encoding trans-sulfuration enzyme family protein, whose product MNKDQSKIIREQADRSATREHSVPLYLTSSFIFDSAEQGRAIFAEEEQGMVYSRYANPNTSELINKVCILEEAEAGLSFSSGMAAVFASFAGIIESGDHIVSSRAIFGSTHQLFTQLFPRWGVTTTYVDAVNPEEWEKAIQPNTKIIFLESPSNPGLELVDLEWLGSLKKKYPNIILAIDNCFATPYLQKPLRYGFDLSIHSATKYMDGQGRVLGGLVVGKKDLIDKLMFFIRHTGPSLSPFNAWVISKSLDTLGLRMDRHCSNALALAEVLEKHAEIEDVKYPFLPSHPQYELAKKQMKAGGGIVTFIVKGGQERAFRFLDELNMILYTSNLGDARSIATHPGSTTHSKLSEAERVNLGIQPGSIRLSVGLEDQEDIIQDILQALEKTK is encoded by the coding sequence ATGAACAAAGATCAATCTAAAATTATACGCGAACAAGCCGATCGTTCTGCAACACGTGAGCATTCCGTTCCTTTATACTTAACTTCCAGTTTTATTTTTGATAGTGCTGAGCAAGGAAGAGCCATTTTTGCTGAAGAAGAGCAAGGGATGGTATATTCAAGATATGCCAATCCAAATACTTCCGAACTGATCAATAAAGTATGTATCCTAGAAGAGGCTGAAGCTGGTTTATCATTCTCTTCGGGTATGGCAGCTGTCTTTGCATCTTTTGCAGGTATTATTGAAAGCGGCGATCATATCGTTTCTTCACGTGCTATTTTTGGGTCGACACATCAATTATTTACACAGTTATTTCCTCGTTGGGGAGTAACCACTACTTATGTTGATGCTGTTAATCCTGAAGAGTGGGAAAAAGCCATCCAACCGAATACAAAAATTATCTTCCTTGAATCACCATCCAATCCAGGATTAGAATTAGTGGATTTAGAATGGTTAGGTTCTCTGAAAAAGAAATATCCGAATATCATACTCGCAATCGATAATTGCTTCGCAACACCTTACCTACAAAAACCATTAAGATATGGATTTGACTTATCCATCCATTCTGCAACCAAATATATGGATGGGCAAGGTCGTGTATTAGGAGGATTAGTTGTAGGTAAAAAAGACTTGATTGATAAATTAATGTTTTTCATTCGCCATACTGGCCCTTCTCTATCACCATTCAATGCTTGGGTTATTTCCAAAAGCCTAGACACTTTAGGTTTACGTATGGATAGACATTGTAGCAATGCATTAGCACTTGCAGAGGTATTGGAAAAGCATGCTGAAATCGAAGATGTTAAATACCCTTTTCTACCTTCTCATCCGCAATACGAATTAGCGAAAAAACAAATGAAAGCTGGAGGTGGTATCGTCACTTTTATTGTAAAAGGTGGACAAGAAAGAGCATTTCGATTCTTGGATGAGTTGAATATGATTTTGTACACTTCTAACTTAGGAGATGCACGTTCTATCGCTACTCATCCAGGGTCAACGACACATTCTAAATTATCAGAAGCAGAACGAGTGAATCTGGGTATTCAACCAGGAAGCATTCGACTTTCGGTGGGTCTTGAAGATCAAGAAGATATTATTCAAGATATTCTGCAAGCCTTAGAAAAAACAAAATAA
- a CDS encoding OmpP1/FadL family transporter — MKKLLIALLCASPSLLFAQGSQVNLQSPKSVGMGGAGSAYFTDESSIFYNPGALAKMDHNAISVAANAVMYRSAFQATGSSVVNHTKSQVTPPFSLFATVGPKNSWWKAGIGVYTPYGGAVDWGTEWTGKFSLVSLALRAIYIQPTLSFKLTDNFSIGGGFVYNIGSVDLQSAIPVYFQDGSTGLAELKGTGTGTGYNVGAHYNLTDEFAISMSYRSKVITKLKDGDAKFTVPEAAQGTFPADSKFSAELPLPSTFAVGVTFPISEKVKMAVDGTVINYDIYKELNFDYSGANTPDTHSPKNYKKAGSIKAGIEYLACEKLQLRVGGGYIATPVSKDYVYPETPDNNRFLVSGGFTYNMSEKFDLTGSFAYQRILPREANNVETHLSGTYVTNIYAPGIALSYKF; from the coding sequence ATGAAGAAGTTATTAATTGCGTTGCTTTGTGCATCCCCTTCATTACTTTTTGCACAGGGGTCCCAAGTCAACCTTCAGAGTCCTAAATCTGTGGGTATGGGTGGTGCAGGTTCTGCCTACTTTACAGATGAATCTTCGATATTTTATAATCCAGGGGCACTTGCAAAAATGGATCATAATGCGATTTCTGTTGCCGCAAATGCGGTCATGTATAGATCAGCTTTTCAAGCTACTGGAAGTTCAGTAGTCAACCATACGAAAAGTCAAGTAACACCTCCGTTTTCACTTTTTGCAACCGTAGGTCCTAAAAACTCATGGTGGAAAGCGGGTATAGGCGTATACACTCCTTATGGGGGCGCTGTTGATTGGGGGACAGAGTGGACGGGTAAATTCAGTCTAGTGAGCTTAGCATTACGTGCTATTTATATACAACCAACGTTAAGTTTCAAACTAACTGATAATTTCAGTATCGGTGGTGGATTTGTTTATAACATCGGATCTGTCGATCTTCAAAGCGCTATTCCTGTTTATTTCCAAGATGGATCTACGGGATTGGCAGAGTTGAAAGGAACAGGTACTGGTACTGGATATAATGTAGGTGCTCATTATAACTTAACGGATGAATTTGCTATTTCCATGAGTTATCGCTCAAAAGTTATTACGAAACTGAAAGATGGGGATGCTAAATTCACTGTCCCTGAAGCTGCTCAAGGAACATTTCCTGCAGACAGTAAATTTAGTGCCGAGTTACCGTTACCATCCACTTTCGCTGTAGGAGTAACTTTCCCAATTAGTGAAAAGGTGAAAATGGCCGTAGATGGAACTGTCATCAATTACGATATCTATAAAGAATTGAATTTCGACTACAGCGGCGCCAATACCCCAGATACACATTCACCAAAAAACTATAAAAAAGCAGGTTCTATTAAAGCAGGTATTGAATATCTTGCATGTGAAAAACTACAATTACGTGTAGGGGGCGGATACATAGCAACTCCTGTTAGTAAAGATTATGTTTATCCTGAAACTCCAGATAACAACCGTTTCTTGGTGTCAGGAGGTTTTACCTATAATATGTCTGAGAAATTTGACTTGACAGGATCTTTTGCCTATCAAAGAATACTTCCCCGTGAAGCGAATAACGTAGAAACTCATTTATCAGGAACATATGTTACGAATATTTACGCTCCAGGAATTGCGTTAAGTTACAAATTTTAA